The genomic segment GGGTCTCGATGTGATACGGCCCGCGGCGTCTCAACCAGGACAGTCCGGTCATGGGGTGTCCCTCCAAACTTTCAGGGGAAGGAGCTCGACACCGCCTCGAGGAGAGCGGATGAGAGGGCAAGGACGGGTCGCGGTGTCGCGGCTTCCCCGGCTTGGGGCCATTCATACTCCCGCCGGGGACGCGCCGTCAAGTCGGGCGGGGCTTGATCGGCGCTAGAAGCTCGCCAGCGCCTCGCGCTCGTCGCGGTAGATGTCGAAGATTTCCTGCAGCTTCGTCAGGATAAGCAGGTCCTGCACCTTGCCGTTCGGGTTGAGCAGCTTCAGGGCGGCTTCCTTCTCGCGGGCGCGCTTGAAGCACGCCACCAGCTCGCCGATGCCGGCGCTGTCCATGTAGGACACCCCGCCCAGGTTGAGGATGATGTTCTTGCGCCCCTCGTCCAAAAGCGCGTTCACCGCCTGGCGCAGCTTGATGTCTCCCTCCCCGATGGTGATCTTGCCGGAGAGATCGACTACGGTGACCTTCCCATGGTGCCTGGCGTTCGCCTTCATCCCTTCCTCCTCTTCATGCTCTTTACGGCTTCGCCGCCCTTGCCGGCCCGGCCGGCCTGTTCGAACCGCTTCTCCAGGATCACCTCGGTCCCCTTCCCCTGGCGGTGCTGGAAGGCGACCCGGTCCACGAAGTGCTTCATGAAGAAGATGCCCCGGCCGCTGGTGCGGTAGATGTTCTCCCGATCGAGCGGGTTGGCCGTCTGGGTCCAGTCGAACCCCGGCCCCCGATCCCGCACGCGCACCCGGAACAGATCGTCCCGCTCTTCGAAACTCACCTCGATCGGCTTCTTCACATCCATGCCGTTGCCGTGCTTGATGGCGTTGATCGCCGCCTCGCGCACGGCCAGCCCGATGTTCAGCGCCGACGACTTCGAGAAGCCGGCCCTGCGGGCCAGCCCCTCGGCCAGCTCGTGAACCAGGTCCACGTAGCCGATGCGACTTTCAAGCCTGAGCTTGATCTGTCGTCCCACGCCGAGTCGTATCTCCGGGCGACGCGGACCGGGAGCCCCGAAGACGGCGCTCCTCCCTGCCCCGGCCGCTTGTGGCCAGTGGTTCCTGACTCTCGTTCGCTCGCTGAAGATGGCCGGGGAATGGTAGCCAAAGGCGGCGCGAGGTGTCAAACGGCGCCCCGGCGAACCCGGACCCGGCCGGGATTCGTTCCACCTCATCCCTCCGCGAGGACCGGAGATCGGTCGAGGCAACGATACTGGATCGCCTCGGCCACGTGCGGTCCTTCGATCGACGCGCTCCCCTCGAGGTGCGCGATCGTGCGCGCCACGCGCAGGACGGCATCGTGGGCGCGGGCCGAGAGGCCGAGGCCGCGGATCGCCCGGTGCAGGATGGTCCGGGCGGCGTCGGTCGGGGGCGGCTCGCCGCCACGCTCGCGCTGCCGCCTCGCCGCGGTGACGCGCCCCGCGACGTCTGCCGACAGCTCTCCGGGAGAGGCCCGCGCCAGGTCCTTGAGCGGCACCGGCGGGACCTCCACCTGGATCTCGAACCGGTCCAGGAGCGGCCCCGAGACGCGCGAGCGGTACTGGGCGACCTGGGCGGGCGTGCAGGCGCACGGCCGGTCGGACCGCCCCAGATTTCCGCAGACGCAGGGGTTCATCGCCCCCACGAGGACAAACCGGCACGGCATGCGGGTGGCCTGTCCCACGCGCGTGATCACCACGAGACCGTCCTCCAGCGGCTGGCGCAAAACGTCGAGGGTGCCGCGGCCGAACTCGGCCATCTCGTCCAGGAACAGCACTCCGCGGTGCGCCAGCGTGATCTCGCCGGCGCGCGGCCCGCGACCGCCCCCCACCAGCCCGACGCCGCTGATGGTGTGGTGCGGGGCGCGAAATGGCCGGTGCCGCAGGAGGCCGGGCTCGCGCAGGAGGCCGGCGGCGCTGTAGACGCACGTGACTTCGACCGATTCGTCCAGCGTCAGCGGAGGGAGGATTCCGGGGAGGCGCCGCGCCAGCATGGTCTTGCCGCAACCGGGCGGGCCGACCATCAGAAGATGGTGACCGCCGGCGGCGGCCACCTCCAGAGCGCGGCGGGCGTGCGCCTGGCCTTTGACGTCCGCGAGATCCGGTCCCCCCGCGCGCGGCGCCGCCTGAAACGTGGCGGCCGTGGCCCGCTCGGCCCGGTGTTCGCCCCGCAGGACCGCGATGGCGTCCAGGAGGCGCTCGACGCCGTGCACTCCCGGCCCGGGGACCGCCAGCGCCTCTTCGCGGTTCGAGCGCGGGACCACGATCTCGTCGATCCGGCTTGCCCGCGCCAGGAGCGCCGCCGGCAGGCATCCCGGCACGTGGCGGACCGCTCCGTCGAGGGCAAGCTCGCCGATCACCAGGAGATCGGCCAGGCGTCCGGCCGGCACGGCGGTGCTCGCGACCAGGATCCCGAGGGCGATCGGCAGGTCGAGCCCCGCTCCCTGCTTGCGCAGGTCGGCGGGCGCGAGGCTGATGGTCACGCGGCGCGGCGGGACCGTGAACCCCGCGTTGCGGATGGCGGCGCGCACCCGGTCGGCGCTTTCGCGGACGGCGGCATCGGGGAGTCCGACCGTGTGGATGCCGGGCAGGCCCTGGCTGATGTCGCATTCGACGGTGAGTGGAATCGCTTCGACGCCTGAGAGAGTGGCGCTCCGGACGCGGGCGAGCATGGACGGCTCCGGCGGTGCGCTCTCGATGGAAGCCGCGACCGCGACCGCCGGCTCTCCGTCACGGGGTCTGGATGCGGGAATGGTAGAGGCGTCGCGAGCCCGGCGTCAAGCGCCGGGCCCTGCCATGCAGGGGATCGGGTGGGCCGTACGACGCGGTGCGGTCAGCGGCTCGCGGCGCCCGGTGCGGATTTCGACACGATGCCGCTCCCCTCGCGGATCACCAGGAACTGGTCGGCTGCGACCGGCCCGACCCTCTCGACGCGCTTGACCTTCGCGGGCCAGCGGATTTCGATGGACTCGACCCGCGTCGCCCCGCCGAGGCCGACGTGCAGGCGCATGTCGTTCTGCGACAGGTACGAGCTGGCGCTGCGCACCTCGTGCACCTGGGTCCGGCCCCCGGCGACGACGGTGACCCGCGCCCCGACGGCGTCCTTGTTCGAGCGCACCCCCTCGAGCCGCAGCGCGATCCAGTGGCCGGCGGCGCTCCCGCCGTCGTTGCGCAGGAGCGTGACCTTCCCATGACTCTGGGTGATGAGGATGTCCAGGTCCCCGTCGTTGTCGTAGTCGGCGGTGGCCAGGCCGCGCCCCGTGTCGAGGGTGCCGAAGTAGGCGCCCCGATCCCTGCCGACGTCGGTGAACTTCGCCTTGCCGTCGTTCTCGAACAGGAACGGCCGCTGGGCGTACGTGATGATGTCGCTGTCCATCGCGATGTCGTCCATGGGATGGCCGTTGGTCACGACGATGTCCAGGTCGCCGTCGTTGTCGTAGTCGAACAGGTCGGTCCCCCAGCCGGTCATGAGGAGACTGACCTCTCCGAGCCCGGCCGGGTAGGTGTCGGTGGCGAACGGCCCCTTGCCGCCCAGGTTCCGGTAGTATTCGTTGGTCTCGTTGCTCAGGTTGGTCACGAACAGGTCCTGCCAGCCGTCTCCGTCGAGGTCCCCGGCGTCGACCCCCATCCCGGACTCGGGCTTGCCGTCCTCGCTGCAGCAGACCCCCGCCAGCAGGGTCACGTCCGTGAACCGGCCGTTTCCGTCGTTGCGGTAGAGGGTGTTGATCGTCGCGTCGTTGACCACGTAGAGGTCCTGGTCGCCGTCCGCGTCGTAGTCGAGCCACACGACTCCGAGACCCTTGCCGTCGGGGTCCCAGAGGCCCGAAGCCCGCGCCACCTCCTTGAACGTGCCGTTCCCCTCGTTGTGATAGAGGACGTCCGGGATGCCGCCATAGGCGTCGGGATGGCAGTAGGAGCGCCGGTTCTGGGGGAGGTTGCCGCAGAACTTCTGGTCGTCCATGGTGAAGTCGACGTAGTTGGCGACGAACAGGTCGAGGCGCCCGTCGTTGTCGTAGTCGGCCCAGGCGGCGCTCGCGGCATAGAGCCCGTTCCTCACCCCGGCCCGTTCGGTGACGTCGGCGAACGTGCCGTCGCCGTTGTTGCGGTACAGGACCGACGCCCCGAAGTTGGTCACGTACAGGTCCGGGTCGCCGTCGTTGTCGTAGTCGCCGGCCGTGCAGCCGTTGCCGTACCCCGAGGCATTGGCCACCCCCGCCTTGTCCGTCACGTCGAGAAACGACCCGTTCCCCGTGTTCCGGAACAGCCGCGAGTGCGGCGTCCCGGGCGGCCGCGGCGTGCCCGGAAGCGGACCGCTCTGCACGAAGTAGGTGTCCTGCCATCCGTCGCGATCGAAGTCGAGCCAGCAGACGCCCGGTGGGACCGTCTCGATGTAGAACTTCCGCCCGGTCCCGCCGTGGACGTGGACGACGTTGTCGAACCCGGCCTGGGTCGTGGCCTCGGTGAAGGTCACCTGTTTCGCGGTCGCGGCGGCGAGAAGCGGCGCCGCGGCGCACAGGACGGCGTAGCGGACCATCCGGAGCCTGCGCGACGATCCCATCAGTATCCTGACTTCCCTTCGGGAATGGTTTCGAGCGCCGCGAAGAGCTCGAGCTCCCGGTCGGCCGCCTGCGCCTCCCCCCGCTCCCGGTACAGCCCGGCGAGCAGGTAGTGGGGATCGCTCAGCTTCGGATCCAGCTCGACCGCCTTGCGGAGCGACGCGAACGCCTCGTCCCGCCTGCCGAGGCGGATCTGCAGCTGCCCGATCTCGCTCCGGAGAGGCGCGTAGTCGGGATAGCTCTCCGCCAGCTTCTGGTACTCGGCCAGGGCCTCGGGATACTTCTTGTCGAGCAGGAACTGGATGGCCTTGACGCTGCTCGTCTTGATCTGGGTTTCCTTCTCCTGCTGGGCCTTGCTCCGGCCGCTGATCTCGGCGTAGATCGCCTGCTGCTTCTCCGCCTCCTTCAACCTGCCGACGCGCGCGCAGGCGTTCGCCAGGTTGAAGCGCGCCCCCACGTGCCTCGGGTCGATGGCGACCGCCCGCTCCAGGGAGGCGATCGCCTCCGGATATCTTCGCAGCGCCATGTACGTCAACCCGAGCGTGTAGTGCCCGTCCGGAAGGTCCGGCTTCAGCTCGACGGCCCGCTTCAGGTGCGCCTCGGCTTCCTCGTAGAGGCGGCTGCGGTAGGCGACGAACCCGAGGTTGTAGTGGGCCATGACGAAATCGGGGTGGGTCTTCAGGACCTGGCGCAGGACCTCGGCCGCCGGTCCCAGCTCCCCCTGACGCACGCGGGCCCGGGCGAGGACCATGAGCGCGGCCGGATCGTCCGGGTGGCCGGCCAGGTAGCCGAGCAACAGATCCTGCGCCTTCTTCACCCCCCGGGCCTTCAGGTAGCAGGTGGCGAGATTGACGGTGGCCCGCGGGTGACCGGGGGAGATCAGGAGGACCTGCTCGTAGGCCTTGCGCGCCTCGCCATAGTCCCCGTCGCCGAACGAGGTGTCGGCGTGCTGCAGGGTCGTCTGCAGCGACTCGACCGGGGGGGGCCCCGCCGGCGAGGCGGACCCGGGGACCGCCTGGCGCTCGTCTCCACCGCAGGCGCAGGTCGCCGCCAGGACAATCCCGAGAGCCGCCCGGCGGCCGCGCGTGCAGGAGTCGGCAGTCATGGAGTGGTGAATCTTAACAGACGCGCGAGGGCCGGACTACAGGCGGGAGACTAGCGGCCGCGGATGGTGAGGACCTGGCCGGCATAGATGCGTGAGCCCTCCAGCCGGTTCCAGGAGCGCACCTGCTGGATGCTGACGCTGTAGAGGCGGGCGATCCGGTGCAGGGTCTCGCCGCGCTTGACGCGGTGGCGGATCAACCCCTCCCGGCCGGTCGCTCCCTGGCCGTCGCCGCCCTTGCGGCCGGCCGGCCCGCAGGTCACGCACGGAGGCTCCTGAGCCTCGCCGACCACCACCCGATCGCCCGGGCGCAGCACGGAATCCGGGGCCAGGTTGTTCCAGCGGCACAGGTCGTCGGCCGCCACGCCGAACTTCACCGCGATCGATCCCAGGGTGTCCCCGTTCTGCACTTTGTACTGCAGGCGTCCGCCGCTGACGGACACGGCGGAGTTGGGCGCTTCGAGGGGGGCCGGCCCGTTCCCCTTCTCACCGTAATAGGCCACCAGGCGCTGCCCCGGCCTGATGAGGGTCCCGTTCAGGTTGTTCCAGCGTTTCAGATTGGGGATGGTGGTCCGATAGTGGGTCGAGATCGCCTGAAGGGTCTCTCCGCGGCGCACGCGGTGCACGATGCGCTCTCCCTGGTCGTACGTCGGGTTCTCGCTGGCGCGCGCCAGCGCAACTTGAGGCGTGCTCTTCGAGATCGGGATGTTGAGGACCACTCCGCGGCGCAGGCGCTTGCCGATGTAGCGGGGGTTGGCGTCGAGCAGGGCGCGCACCGGAATGCCGTGACGGCGGGCGATGAACGAGAAGGTCTCGCCCGGCCGCACCTCGTGCAGCGTCCAGGAGACGCGCTGATCATCGGGCAGCGTCTCGAGCTTGGCCACGACGTCGTTCTTCGATCCATCGGGAACGCGCACCGAGTAGGTGCTGGCGTTCGGCGGCGTCACCAGGCCCCGCAGCTCGGGGTTGAGCGCGCGGATCGCCTCCAGGGACGTCCCGGACGCCTCCGCGATGACCTGCAGGTCCGTCGCCTTGTCGACCGTCACCATCTCCCACTCCAGCTCGGGGTCGGTGTCCACGAAGAAGCCGTAGTCTTCGGGCGACTTGTCGATCAGGATCGACGCCAGGATGGCCGGCACGTACCACTTGGTCTCGGTCCGGATGTACCGGGTCTTGAGGAGCGACCAGTAGTCCCGGGCGTGGGCCCGGGCCAGGGCG from the Candidatus Polarisedimenticolia bacterium genome contains:
- a CDS encoding STAS domain-containing protein, which gives rise to MKANARHHGKVTVVDLSGKITIGEGDIKLRQAVNALLDEGRKNIILNLGGVSYMDSAGIGELVACFKRAREKEAALKLLNPNGKVQDLLILTKLQEIFDIYRDEREALASF
- a CDS encoding ATP-binding protein encodes the protein MGRQIKLRLESRIGYVDLVHELAEGLARRAGFSKSSALNIGLAVREAAINAIKHGNGMDVKKPIEVSFEERDDLFRVRVRDRGPGFDWTQTANPLDRENIYRTSGRGIFFMKHFVDRVAFQHRQGKGTEVILEKRFEQAGRAGKGGEAVKSMKRRKG
- a CDS encoding YifB family Mg chelatase-like AAA ATPase, whose translation is MLARVRSATLSGVEAIPLTVECDISQGLPGIHTVGLPDAAVRESADRVRAAIRNAGFTVPPRRVTISLAPADLRKQGAGLDLPIALGILVASTAVPAGRLADLLVIGELALDGAVRHVPGCLPAALLARASRIDEIVVPRSNREEALAVPGPGVHGVERLLDAIAVLRGEHRAERATAATFQAAPRAGGPDLADVKGQAHARRALEVAAAGGHHLLMVGPPGCGKTMLARRLPGILPPLTLDESVEVTCVYSAAGLLREPGLLRHRPFRAPHHTISGVGLVGGGRGPRAGEITLAHRGVLFLDEMAEFGRGTLDVLRQPLEDGLVVITRVGQATRMPCRFVLVGAMNPCVCGNLGRSDRPCACTPAQVAQYRSRVSGPLLDRFEIQVEVPPVPLKDLARASPGELSADVAGRVTAARRQRERGGEPPPTDAARTILHRAIRGLGLSARAHDAVLRVARTIAHLEGSASIEGPHVAEAIQYRCLDRSPVLAEG
- a CDS encoding CRTAC1 family protein, whose protein sequence is MGSSRRLRMVRYAVLCAAAPLLAAATAKQVTFTEATTQAGFDNVVHVHGGTGRKFYIETVPPGVCWLDFDRDGWQDTYFVQSGPLPGTPRPPGTPHSRLFRNTGNGSFLDVTDKAGVANASGYGNGCTAGDYDNDGDPDLYVTNFGASVLYRNNGDGTFADVTERAGVRNGLYAASAAWADYDNDGRLDLFVANYVDFTMDDQKFCGNLPQNRRSYCHPDAYGGIPDVLYHNEGNGTFKEVARASGLWDPDGKGLGVVWLDYDADGDQDLYVVNDATINTLYRNDGNGRFTDVTLLAGVCCSEDGKPESGMGVDAGDLDGDGWQDLFVTNLSNETNEYYRNLGGKGPFATDTYPAGLGEVSLLMTGWGTDLFDYDNDGDLDIVVTNGHPMDDIAMDSDIITYAQRPFLFENDGKAKFTDVGRDRGAYFGTLDTGRGLATADYDNDGDLDILITQSHGKVTLLRNDGGSAAGHWIALRLEGVRSNKDAVGARVTVVAGGRTQVHEVRSASSYLSQNDMRLHVGLGGATRVESIEIRWPAKVKRVERVGPVAADQFLVIREGSGIVSKSAPGAASR
- a CDS encoding tetratricopeptide repeat protein, with the translated sequence MTADSCTRGRRAALGIVLAATCACGGDERQAVPGSASPAGPPPVESLQTTLQHADTSFGDGDYGEARKAYEQVLLISPGHPRATVNLATCYLKARGVKKAQDLLLGYLAGHPDDPAALMVLARARVRQGELGPAAEVLRQVLKTHPDFVMAHYNLGFVAYRSRLYEEAEAHLKRAVELKPDLPDGHYTLGLTYMALRRYPEAIASLERAVAIDPRHVGARFNLANACARVGRLKEAEKQQAIYAEISGRSKAQQEKETQIKTSSVKAIQFLLDKKYPEALAEYQKLAESYPDYAPLRSEIGQLQIRLGRRDEAFASLRKAVELDPKLSDPHYLLAGLYRERGEAQAADRELELFAALETIPEGKSGY
- a CDS encoding LysM peptidoglycan-binding domain-containing protein; its protein translation is MPGSSLIFGLAPFLTLACVSAGGSAPSTTPSAQGAPAHAVPVTAAGNPAASPTPARDVPVAAESGDPAVPAAARESTPDRTRRESVPTHVREIREQMDEAYQAGLEAYQAGRFDEAKEHFDHAVDLVLSSDVDLSGQPALKKAFDEMVRNIADMDADLYTKENETESPENRSPLDELKDITTYLSPEEAEKERQKIQQVVGRISYDIPVTLNPRVLAYIEAFQTRLRREFEAGLKRSGAYLTMIKKIFREEGLPEDLAYMAHQESAFKVNAYSRARAKGMWQFMSFTGRKYGLKIDLWVDERGDFEKATHAAAAYLKDLHARYGDWHLAMAAYNAGEGKIDRALARAHARDYWSLLKTRYIRTETKWYVPAILASILIDKSPEDYGFFVDTDPELEWEMVTVDKATDLQVIAEASGTSLEAIRALNPELRGLVTPPNASTYSVRVPDGSKNDVVAKLETLPDDQRVSWTLHEVRPGETFSFIARRHGIPVRALLDANPRYIGKRLRRGVVLNIPISKSTPQVALARASENPTYDQGERIVHRVRRGETLQAISTHYRTTIPNLKRWNNLNGTLIRPGQRLVAYYGEKGNGPAPLEAPNSAVSVSGGRLQYKVQNGDTLGSIAVKFGVAADDLCRWNNLAPDSVLRPGDRVVVGEAQEPPCVTCGPAGRKGGDGQGATGREGLIRHRVKRGETLHRIARLYSVSIQQVRSWNRLEGSRIYAGQVLTIRGR